One Halobacterium wangiae genomic window, GCTTCGGACAGACGATGTCGCCGTTCCGGACGACTGCGCCGACGCCCTCACGGTAGAGCCGCTGGGCCTCGTGCGTACAGCTGTTCACCCACGCTTCGACCGCCGGCCGGTCGTCGTCCTCGCAGGGCACGAGGAAGAACTCCTCGTCGTCGCCGTGTTCGTCCCGGGCGGTGAACACCCACGACCCCTCCTCACGGACGGTGTCGACGCTCGTTAACCGGTGCCGACTCGTCATACCAGGGTGGCGGAGTGCCTCGCAGTTAGTTCCCCCGGTAGGGCAGGTCAGAAGTAGCGAACGAACGTCGACTCAGATACCGCCGGCGAGCGCGCCCGCGTCCAGCAGCAGGAGCACGGAGAGCACGCCCCCGACGTACAGCAGGCCCGTCGCGTCCTCGCCGTCCTCGAGTCTGCTGCCCGCGACCTCGACGACGCCGGCGAGCAGGAACCAGAGTGCGACCATCGCGAGCACGAGGTGGCCGCGACCCGTGCCGGTGAGCACGCCGCCGTCCGTGTAGCCCGCCAGCGTGAGCATGTAGCCGCCGGTGAGTAGCAGGAACAGCGCGCTCGCCCGGGAGACGTTCCGCAGTCGGCCGGCGACCGTCCGCCGGACACCCGATGGGAGGTCCGACGAGACGGAGGGCAGGGTGACCGCGGCGAACAGGACGCTCCCGGTCCAGAGGCCCGCGAACAGGAGGTGTGTGGCGTACACGACTATCTCGGTGAGTGCCATGCCCACTCCTCGGGAAGGAGTGGCCGTAAAACGCGGGGATTGCGGCGAGCGACGTGCTCAGACCCCGGGGACGCCCACAGCCTCGAAACTGGAGATGTCGAGGACGGCGAGGACGTACAACACGGCGAGCGCGGCGAGCCACGCGATCAACGCGATGGCGAACGCCCGCCCCCAGCCGCCAGGGTAGCGCCGGTTGATGACCCAGACGTACGCCAGCAGCGTCAGCAGCGGCCCGATGAACGGAATCCACCCGACGAAGAAGCCGACGACTGCCCAGACGATGGCGCCGATGAGCGCGGTGACGACGGCGTAGCCGAAGTCCTCGGTGTCCGCAATGAAGCGCGCGCCGACGTAGATGCCGAAGGCGCCGACGAGCAGGCTGACGGCGAAGACGACGAGCGACTCGATGAGTGCCATGCCCGCCGGTTCGCCGGCGACGCCCTTTACAATGGTGTTCCTACGAGAGCGACGCGCGGATAACCACCGGCTACTCGGCCGCGTGAAGGCACGCTTAAGGCCCGCCCCAATCATCTCCCGGGCATGCAACTACGGGACCTCTCCGACCACGTGGAGTACCGTGCCGGTCGGGGTATCGAGGAGGTCGCTCGCGAACTCGGCCGCGAGCCGAGCGAGTTCGTGAAGCTCTCCTCGAACGAGAACCCCCACGGACCGAGTCCGAAGGCCGCGAGCGCAATCCGCGAGGCCGCCGCGGAGGTCCACCGCTACCCGAAGGCCGTCCACGCCGACCTGACGGCCGCCGTCGCGGACCGCTGGGACCTCTCCGACGAGCAGGTGTGGCTGGCCAACGGTGGCGACGGCGCGCTCGACTACCTCGCGCGAGCGACCCTCGACCCCGGCGACACCGTCCTCGTGCCGTCGCCCGGGTTCACCTACTACGGGATGAGCGCGCGCTTCCACCACGGCGACGTCGCGGAGTACGACGTGACCGAGAACGACGGCTTCGCGCTCACCGCCGACAGCGTCCTCGACGCCTACGACGGCGAGCGCGTCGTCTACCTCACGAGCCCCCACAACCCCTCCGGCGGGCGGTTCTCGCTCGACGACGTTGAGCGGGTCGCCGACGAGACTGGGCCGGACGCGCTGGTCGTCGTCGACGAGGCGTACGGCGAGTTCGCCGACGCACCATCCGCGGTCTCGCTGCTCGACGAGCGCGACGACGTGGCGGTCCTGCGCACGTTCTCGAAGGCGTACGGGCTCGCCGGCGTCCGTCTCGGCTACGCCGTCGTGCCCCCGGCGTGGGCCGACGCGTACGCTCGCGTGCAGACGCCGTTCGCGGCGAGCGCCGTCGCCTGCACGGCGGGCCTCGCGGCGATGAAAGACGACGACCACGTCGAGAAGTCGGTCGGGAGCGTCGAGTGGAGCCGCGAGTACATCCACGACGAACTCGACGCGGAGACCTACGAGAGCCACGGGAACTTCGTGCTCGCCGACGTCGGCGATGCGACCGAGGTGACCGACGAGGCGAAGTGCGAGGGCGTGCTCGTCCGGGACTGTTCGAGTTTCGGGCTCCCGGAGCACGTCCGCATCACCTGTGGCACCCGCGAGGAGACCGAGCGGGCGGTCGCGGTGCTGAACGAGGTGCTCGCGCGGTGAGAGTCGCGGTCACGGGGACGCCCGGGACGGGCAAGACGAGCGCGACCGGGCTACTGGAGACGGACCTCGACGTCGTCCACCTCAACGACCTCATCGAGCGCGAGGGGCTGTTCACGGAGGTCGACGAGGCACGCGACAGCAAGGTCGCCGACCTCGAGGCCGTCCGCGACTGGCTGGAGGGCGACGAGGACGTGCTCGTCGAGTCACACCTCGCGCACCTCCTGGACGTCGACCGCGTCGTCGTCCTTCGGTGTGCCCCCGAGGAACTGGCCCGCCGGCTGACCGAGCGCGGGGAACCCGAGGCGAAGGCGGAGGAAAATGCAGAGAGCGAGGCGCTCGACGTCATCCTCTCCGAGACCGTGAGCATTCACGGCGAGGACAGCGTCTACGAGATAGACACCACGGACCGCGACCCCGACGAGGTGGCGACGGAGGTCGAGGTCGCCATCGCCGGCGACCGGGACCCCTCCGCCGGGGACGTCGACTTCACGGAGTACCTATGACACTCGATAGATTCCGCCCGGTGGCGGAC contains:
- a CDS encoding Rieske (2Fe-2S) protein; this translates as MTSRHRLTSVDTVREEGSWVFTARDEHGDDEEFFLVPCEDDDRPAVEAWVNSCTHEAQRLYREGVGAVVRNGDIVCPKHGSMFDSCSGYCENGDAADTTLPSVEIDVEDGQVYLTDEDVRFLYEGTMNDDGDDDGPDSTSHLQF
- the hisC gene encoding histidinol-phosphate transaminase gives rise to the protein MQLRDLSDHVEYRAGRGIEEVARELGREPSEFVKLSSNENPHGPSPKAASAIREAAAEVHRYPKAVHADLTAAVADRWDLSDEQVWLANGGDGALDYLARATLDPGDTVLVPSPGFTYYGMSARFHHGDVAEYDVTENDGFALTADSVLDAYDGERVVYLTSPHNPSGGRFSLDDVERVADETGPDALVVVDEAYGEFADAPSAVSLLDERDDVAVLRTFSKAYGLAGVRLGYAVVPPAWADAYARVQTPFAASAVACTAGLAAMKDDDHVEKSVGSVEWSREYIHDELDAETYESHGNFVLADVGDATEVTDEAKCEGVLVRDCSSFGLPEHVRITCGTREETERAVAVLNEVLAR
- a CDS encoding adenylate kinase family protein — encoded protein: MRVAVTGTPGTGKTSATGLLETDLDVVHLNDLIEREGLFTEVDEARDSKVADLEAVRDWLEGDEDVLVESHLAHLLDVDRVVVLRCAPEELARRLTERGEPEAKAEENAESEALDVILSETVSIHGEDSVYEIDTTDRDPDEVATEVEVAIAGDRDPSAGDVDFTEYL